Genomic window (Lewinellaceae bacterium):
GGCTGACATGGCCGACATGCCATTTTCCAAATACCCCGCTTTTGTATCCGGCCCTGGCGAGCGCTTCCGCAATGGTGGTTTTGGCTAAGGGCATCCCTTCGTCCTTGGTAAACCCAATGGCGCTTTCCACTCCCGACCGCTGCTGATACTGGCCCGTCAGCAGAGCAGCTCGGGTTGGGCTGCATACGGCGCCGTTGGTGTGAAAATCCGTCATCCGCATGCCCCCGGCCGCCAGCTTATCGATATTCGGAGTAGGGATCAGGTCGTTGCCGTAACAGCCCAGGTCATTGTAACCGATATCGTCGATCACGATGAGCACGATATTGGGAGGCGGGCCGGAAGCGCCCTTTCTACAGGAATCGCCCTCCGTTATGGCCAGGATAGCCAAACCGATCATCAGGCTTAGAGCATACAATCTGTAGGTAGTCATGGTTATCAGTTTTTTATCGACTCCAGGTCACTGATCTTTATTCTAAGCAACTCAACGGACTGCTTGCCTCCCGAAAAGGCCACCAGCAGGTAGCCGTCGTGTTCCATTGCGTACGGATAATCGACTCGCCGGCCGCCGATGAGGTAGCCCATTTTGTGAAATACCATTCCGTCGTCGCTGATGGCCAGCGTCAGCGGGTCGCGTTTGCGGGGATTGGCATTCGAAACCAGCACGTAGCGGCCGTCACTCAGTTGAAGGCCATGCAGTTTGGAAGTAGCGTCCGGAAAATCGGTTTGAACCGGCTTGCTCCAGGCCCGGCCATTATCGGTAGAAAAGGAGCGATAGAGGTATCCGCCTTTGCGGTTATCCCGGAACAATGCCATCAGGTTGCTGTCCGGAAGCATCCACCAGAGCGGCTCTTCGGCTGCCAGTTCACTGGCGGAGCCCAGAACGGGGTAAGACTCCCACTGATCGATCGCTTCTACCCCGCCTACCATAAAGTACACGCCCTTTTCTTTGTAGTCATAGGGCCTCCTGGACGTCATCCACTCGCCGGTCGGGATTTTTTTGGGAGGGAAGTTATTGATCGCATTGTCATAAATAACCCCCAGGCCTTCCCAGCCTTGCTGCTCCGGATTCCAACGGAAAGCGTGCAATTCGAGGCTCGGCCCGAAAAATCCGGCTGCCTCGTCCAGCGAGGCCAGCGCCAGCAATTCGCCCTCCCGCAGCCAGAATCCGCGGCTGATCCACCGAAAGCCTTTATCGGATCTCGTTCCGTAGTATTCCGAATCTTCGCCCGAATTGGGAGGCGCCGGCGTCATAAACTCCGGCTCGCTCCATTTCAGGCCGTCTGTACTCGTTGCGAACTTCACCCTTTGCCCCACCTCATCCTCAACTCCCGGCCCGTCGCTCCACATCGCCCAGAACTTTCCATCGTGGTAAATCAGGTAATTGTGCTGGTTGACGCCATCTCTGTCCCTGACGTCGCTGATGACTACGTGCTCGCCGGGGACCTTCGGAAGGCTGTCAAAATTGATCTGGCTCGGGTCATCCGGCACCCATTCGGCCCTAAGCATTACTTTGGACGAAGGATTCTTTGCCGGATCCGGATAATCGGCTGTTTCTTCCGCCGGAGGAGGATTGGTGCAGCTGCCGAGGAGCAGCAGGCAAAGGGCGGGAAGCAGGAAATTGTTGTTGTTTCTTTTCGGATTCATTATAAAATTGGTTGTCGGATTTTATAGATTATCGAGGTCAGAAATTTTGATTTTCAGCACTTCCACTGTTTGCTTGGCGCTGGCAAATGCGACCAGCAGATAGCCCCCGTGTTCGATTACATGGGGATAGTCCACATGCCGCCCCCCCGCCAGGTAGCCCATTTTGGTGAACACCAGCCCGTCGCCGCTGATGGAGAGGGCCAGCGGATCCCGCTTCCCTGGTTTCGGATTGGACACCAGAACATGCCGGCCATCCGGTAATTGAACCGCATTGAATTTGGAAGTGGCATCCGGAAAATTGGTCCGCACCGGCTTGGTCCAGGACCGGCCATTGTCGGTAGAAAAAGCCCTGAACAGAAAGCCGCTTTTCTGATTGTCGCGAAACAGGCCCACCAGATTATTATCCGGCAACACCCACCAGTAGGGCTCTTCCGCGCCCAGGCCGGGATCGTTGCGCTTTACGATCGGGAAGGACTCCCACTGATCGAAAGATTCGGCGCCGCCTGCCATCATATAGACATCGCCGACACTGTCGCGCCGGGACATCATCCACTCTCCGTTTGGCAGTTTTTTGGGAGCAAAATTATTAAGCGTATTATCGTAAACCAGCCCGAGATGGCTCCAGTAAATGGAATCCTCCTGATGAAGCTCAAACGCATGCAGTTGCAAGCCCTCTCCGCGATAGCCGGGCGCTTTGTAATAGCTGGCCAATGCCAGCAACTTTCCTTCCCTGGCCCAGAATCCGCGGGCAATCCACCCGTATCCCTCTTCCGGCATTCCGGTGAGGTTGAAGATAGGGCTCCAGTTCAATCCGTCCTTGCTGTAAGCGAAGGAAACCCATTGATTGGCGCGGTCGTGGCCGGGCACCCGGTTGCGGTGTTCTTCCGGAGCAACCCTCGGCTCTCCCGGGCCGTCGCTCCACATGGCCCAGAAACGATCGTTGTAGTATTCCAGATAGTTGTGTTGGTTGACCCTGGCGCCCCCGGCATCGCGCACGTCGCTTACTATCGCGTGCTCGCCTGGAATTCTGGGCAGGCTGTCGAAATTGATCTGATGCGGGTCTTCGGGCACCCAATCCCCGGCCAGCATGAGGGGAGACAGGGGATTGGCAACCGGATCGGGATAATCCTCCGCAGAAGGGGCGCTGCACCCGGCCATTACAACTAAGGCAAGGCCTGACAAGATGCCGTAAATGGGTATCCGTCTAAGGTTGGTCAGTTGTCGGTTGCCCGTTGATGGTTGTCCGTTGCGCTGGGCAGCCATAGGTTTGGCAGCCAGCAGGTTGCAACAGCGGTCAACGGACAACAGGTAACGGACAACAACCCGTGTGGCCAATGTTAGACAGGTAGCCCCGTAAATCACCACCTGGCAGGCCAGGTTTTTGGTTTTTATTCTTTTTATTTCCATTGTTCATCATTTTGTCAAACTCATTTCCTCAAAAAGAAGGACAGCGGCTTCTCCGCGAGTGATCATCTTGCCGCTTGCCGGCCGGTTAACGCCCAGCGCCGAAATGAATTCATGCTCTGCCACTGCGCCTGGCCGAGGCGCTGCCTTCTGTATTCTCTCAGCCAGTTCCATGGGATTTAACTGCCCTTTCTGAAATTCTCTGAAGCCGGTAGCCCAAAGCCCGGCGACGCCTCTGTCCAACGGCTCGCCGGCCCCGCAGTCATATCCCGCAAAAAAGCCGTTTGCCCCCAGGTACTGAACAGCGGGAACCCACAGGCCCTCGCCTGCCACATCCATATCGTTGAAGAAAGAGATCATAATGCGTTTGCCGGCCAATGCCCGCAGGAGCAGATCGGGATTCAGTCCGGCAGGAGGGATGTTGCTTTCTACAGCAAGAGCGGCCGCCAGTCCTGCAGATTCGCCGATATTCATCCAGGTGGGTTCCAGGCGGACGGCATTCCAGCCGGCGTGGCTGGAAGACAGGCAGACGGGGATCAGCAAATTGTCCAGGTCACGGGGCAGGATCGCCCGGTAGGGAATCTGGCCGGGAAAAGTTTCCTGATGGAGCATTATCTTACCCTCGTGCAAGGAATCTCCAATTTTTTCATCGGTGCAGGCATGGGAATCTACATACCATTCAGAAACGGCAATGCTATCGCGATGAATGGGCGTCCGGCCAATTTCATCCATCAACGAGACATCGTGCTGGGTAAAAACATGCCGCCCTTCCAGGCGGCGTGCCTCCCGGACGTAGATTTCGTAAGGGCGGTAGTCATTGTCCGCAAACTCATCTTTAGCCCAGCCGTATTCCCGCAACATTTCCCGGCAGGGTGCCGGAGCGCCCGGATCATTTTGGCAATAGAAAAGCGTGCCCTGTAAGGCGTCCCAGTGTTCGTCCATCACTTTCTGTCGGTCCTCCCAGGTTCCTTCCACATATAGATTCTGGAGGCCAATCAGTTGAGGGCGATTGATCCGGAGCTTGCCATTGGGAAGTTCATTCCGGTCTGCCAGAATGAACTCCAGGTTCCTGAGTTTTTCCGGCTGATAATTATCCGGCCGGGTGGCCGTTTCCCGGTTGGCGGGATTACGGGAAAGGACGGTGCGCCAGTTATAGGCCTGTACCCGGTTGTCTCCAATGCCTGAATCTGGTGTTTCAATGACCTCCATAAAGGTGTCGAAAGAACGCAGGTTCAACTTTGCGCGTTCGCCGGCCAGGAATTTCTGGCGTTCATTGGGCGCCTCCCGGGCAGGGCGCGCAAAAATCCGGCCCGCGTGCGGCTCATGGAATTCGCCCCTCGATTCCCGGCCGTATCGATAGGCCGTTTCCGAAAGGGCCATCAGGTCTCCTTCGTAACTACAGTCGGCAAAGACTTTCCCTCTTGCTGTAAACTGTTCATCGCCGCCCATTTTCCGGAAACGCACGGATTGGATGCGGCCCGAATCCCTGAATGCCTCTATGGGGAAGTAGCGCCGCCGAACCTCGATATTTTGTTCCCGCGCTACCATTTGTTCTATTATTTCACGGGCTACTTTAGGTTCAAAATTTCCGTTATTGTGCCCTTTTTTCCCTGGAAGCGCCAGCCGATACTGGCTTGAATCCGCGCCATAGGTTATGCGGTAGTGGTTGAAAATACGTTGTCGCAGCTCGTCATATACCGGAGCGCGGTTCCCTTCGTGTTGAGTGTCCCATACACAAAGGCCGCTCGTTAACATGCCCCCCAGGTGGGGCGTATGGACTACGAGAAGAACGCTCAGCCCCTCGCGGGCTGCCCGGATTCCGCAGGCAATGCCGGCGGAACAACTTCCGTATATCACCAGGTCGTGTTTTCGCGCCGTTTTCATGAACCGCTGTTGTAGTGAATGTTGGCGTTCCGTTCCCCCATCAGATGAAAATACAATTGGAATAGAGCCATGCAGGCCTCGCCCCTCAAGACCGGAGCATCAGGATTGCCGGGGCCGTACTTCCAATCGAGGGGATTCGTTTTCGCAGAGCCTGCGAGGCCGGCTTCTTCTTCCAGGCTCCGAATCATGCGGCCGAAGCCGGCATGAGTCAGGCTGCCTTCTTCCCAAACCCTGCTCCCGAAGGTTCTTCCTGTTTCCGCCAGGAAAATTTCCAGCCAGCGTTCAAAATCCTCTTTTTGGAGTGGTTGCCGGAGCGCTGCCGCGTAAGCGGGAAAAAAACCCCGCACGCCCCAGAACTGGGCCGCCTGGCAGGCTTTGTCGCCGGTATCGAGATCATCGAACAGCGTCAGCACCTGTCCACTTTCGAGCAGCGCCTTTTGCAGAAGATGAACAGGGACCGCATCGGTATTTCGCTGCAGGCTTACGGCCAGCTGGGCCAATGTCCCCGCTGCCTGCCCCATGCCCATCCATTGCGGCTCCATCCGGATGGTGGAATAGGCCACATGGGAGGTAGAGGCAGCAACCGGAACGACGAGCTGGTTGATCTTTTCGGGAAGCATGATCCGAAGCGGAACCTGGTAGGGCAATATTTCCAGGAGGCAAATATATCCTTCCAGCACTTCCTTTCCGGAGCTTTGTTCCTTGGCCACCGGAAAGCTGTCGATCGGAAATTCTCCGGCTATGACGCTGTCCGGGAAAACGGCGGGCCGGCTTTTGGCATTCTTGGGGTTCAGGTCATTTTCCGTCAGGGTGTATTTTCCTTTCAGCCTTCTTGCTTCCCGGACATAAAACTGCCAGGGGAAATGGCCGTTGTCGGTAAATTCATCGAGCGGGAGGTGGTATTCGTTCGCCATTTTCCGGTGTTCCTCAGGCACTTCCGGATCGTTCTGGACGAAGTACAGCAAACCCAGGGTCAAGTCGCGGTGCCGCCGGAAAACGCGTTCTCTCTGCTCCCAATCCGCCTCCACATAGTTCCGGTTCTCTCCGGGGAAAGGAAATCCCAGCGCCCTGGGGTTGATGTTGACATCGTATTTGCGGTTGGGAATTTCCGCAAAGGAAAACACCCGGAGCATGGTATTGAAATGAGCCGGATAATACCCGTGGCCTTCTCTCAGAACCTTTGGGCCCCCTAGCCGGCCTTCCTCCAGGTCGCTGAGATAGGCGGTATAATTTTCGCGCTCATAACCGGAGGGCGGTTCTTTCAGCACATAGCTGTTGCCCGGGTCATCGGTCAGGCATAGCCGATAAGTATAGGCCGGAAGTTTGTCGTCGCCTTCGCCCGTACTGCCGGGCAGGAAAATGTGTTCGTTGTGGTCAAAAAAAATCTTCCCGGCATGCGGTTCCCCAAAAACATCTTTTCCCTCCCGCCCCAGGCGGTAATCTGCACCTGCAAGTGCATAGAGGTCGCCTTCGTAGGTAGCGTCGATAAACACTTCGGCTTGCAACTTCAGGGAATCTTTATTGCGGCGGTTTTTAAACCCCGCCTCCACGACCGCTTGCGCGTCCGTCCGGGCGCTTTCTATCTGATACCCCAGCAGAAGGCTGATGTTTTTTTCTTCCCGGATCATTTCATTGAAGATCATCTCCGCCACGGAAGGTTCGTAGTAATACCCATCCCGGCACAACCGGACGTTTTCCGAATCTTTCCCGTATTTGCCGATGTAGTATTCGCGCACCCGGCCGGTAAACTCGCTAAACAGGCCGGAAATGGCGTCCTTATTTTCAATATCGCTTTTTCCCAGGCCGCTGGTCGACATGCCGCCTATGTGGCCATGGTATTCAACCAGGGCTACGGTAGCCCCCAGGCGGGCAGCGGCAACAGCCGCCATGATCCCGGCCGGAGTGCCGCCCACTACTACGATGTCATAGTTGTTTTTCTTTTTTTTCATAATATGCAAACTGAGGGCCAAAAGGGCTAAAGAAACTAAACATAAGTCATCCCGAATTGAAAAATTCGAGATGACTTATGTTTGCTCACTGGTTCAATTAGGCACAAAGAAATTAATACTACTTTGTCACTTTAAAGTATGGTAGGCCCGGATGTTCTGGAGCGCGGACCTCCAGGTCCGCGAAAACCTGCTTCAAGCAGGTTTTTAGTACAATATTGCCTTTCTAGTGCTGTCGGCACTAAATACCGGGATATAAAATGGACTCTTTTGCCGCCATACTGCGTTGCTCGTCACTCATGTAGTCCCGCTATAATCGCTCCTCGCGTCTTGTCTGGCGACAAAATAGCCTCATTTTATATACCCCGTTACTTAATGCCGACAGCACTAGAGGCTGCCCGAGGCAGCCTTCGCGGACCTGGAGGTCCGCGCTCCATGCACTCCAGATTCACAAAATTTTAAAGTGGCAAAGTAGAATTATATACAAGATGATATACCTTAATATCCAGGGTTCTGATCACCCGGCCCAAGCGCCGGGTTGGTATTGATCTCATTTTCCGGAAGCGGCCAAAGCAGCCTTTCGGGAATAAAGGTCCGGCCGATAGATTCGAAGTATTCCATCACTTTGCCGGTCCGTTTGAGGTCCCACCAGCGCCTTCTTTCCAGCAGGAATTCGTAATCCCTTTCTTTTAATACGGCATCCCGGAAATCCTCCTGGCTCATTCCGGCGGAGTAGTCAACCGGAGAAGGGGAGAATGGATCGTAACCGTATCCCCTTCTTTTGATCGCATTCAAGCGTTCCAGGGCAAGAGCGGAAGGGCCGCCTTCTGCCTGGCTGGCAGCTTCCGCGTAGATCAGGAACGCCTCTGTGTAGCGGAAAATGGGCACCCCAAAAGTTTGCATGCCATCCGGGGTATCAATGAATTTTTTAAACAAGATCGGCGTCGCTTCCGGGAGGGGGACTACCTCTCCATTCTCATCGACATATTCCGTGTAGAGATTGAATTCCTTTCTCAGGTCATTATCATCCCAGCTATCTCCGATATAGGAGTTTTTGATGGGCAACCAGGCAAAAAAACCACTTCCCTGCGGATTGTATACCGGGATATTGGCACGGTGCAGGAAGTTGCAGATTTCGGATTGAGAGTTGGAGGAGTGTTGAACGGACATGATATCCTCGGAATGGGTCTCAGAACGGAAAATCTGGTAAAAATCGTCGGGTTCGCTGACGAGGACCAGAGAAAACTGCCCGCTGTTGATCACTTCTTCCGCCAGGTCCCGGGCCTGGGCCCATTGTTCGCGGGTCAGATAAACCTGTGCCAACAGCATTTTTGCCGCCCACCTGGAAGCTCGCCCCGGCCCTTCCGGGCTTACATCCGGCAGGTCTTTCTCTGCTGCCTGAGCATCCGAAATAATTTGCGCGTATACTTCGTCCTCGGATGCCCTGGGAGCCCCAACTTCATCCACGCCTTTGGTTTCCGTCAGGCGCAACGGGACCGGCCCCCAGCCTCTGACCAGCTCAAAATAAGTATTGGCTCTTAAAAAATGGGCCTCGGCCAGGATTCTGGCCTTTAACGCCTCATTCATTTCAATATCGGGAACATTGTCGAGCACGGCATTCGCCCGGTTGATGGCGGTGTACATCCTTCCCCAAAGATCTCCCATCCGGCCGATATTTACCTGGTTGAGCACCTGATCATAAATGGAGATCGGAGCCTGCGAACCTCTGCCGTCCGCTGCGCCGCTATGCAATACCATGAAAGCGTACATTCCGAGGGACGGCCCGTAGTATTCATTTCCAAGAGATGCATAAGCGCCGGCTATTGCTGCTTTTGCATCCGACTCGTTTTCGTAGAAATTGGCGGCCGAGATGAAGCTTTTTGGATCTTCCTTCAGAAACTCCTTGCAGGATGCAAAAACAAATATTGGAATTAATATGAAGATTAAATTTCTCATTGTCTTTAAGTTTTTAGAAACCAAATTTTAAACCTACTGCATACGTTTTCGAGCTGGGATAGCCACTCTCATCTACCCCGACGATCAACCTGGAACCCACATTCTGGCTATCGGTTCCGCGCGTGTTGACATCCGGGTCGAGGCCCGGGTAATCTGTGATGGTCAACAGGTTGATGGCAGAAAAGTAAATCTGGGCTGAATTCAGCCAGGAAGAAATCCCGAGGGCTTCCGTCGGCAGGTTGTATGCCAGGCGCAGTGATTTAAGGCGAAGGTAAGATCCGTCTTCAATGAAAC
Coding sequences:
- a CDS encoding exo-alpha-sialidase; protein product: MNPKRNNNNFLLPALCLLLLGSCTNPPPAEETADYPDPAKNPSSKVMLRAEWVPDDPSQINFDSLPKVPGEHVVISDVRDRDGVNQHNYLIYHDGKFWAMWSDGPGVEDEVGQRVKFATSTDGLKWSEPEFMTPAPPNSGEDSEYYGTRSDKGFRWISRGFWLREGELLALASLDEAAGFFGPSLELHAFRWNPEQQGWEGLGVIYDNAINNFPPKKIPTGEWMTSRRPYDYKEKGVYFMVGGVEAIDQWESYPVLGSASELAAEEPLWWMLPDSNLMALFRDNRKGGYLYRSFSTDNGRAWSKPVQTDFPDATSKLHGLQLSDGRYVLVSNANPRKRDPLTLAISDDGMVFHKMGYLIGGRRVDYPYAMEHDGYLLVAFSGGKQSVELLRIKISDLESIKN
- a CDS encoding exo-alpha-sialidase, with translation MAGCSAPSAEDYPDPVANPLSPLMLAGDWVPEDPHQINFDSLPRIPGEHAIVSDVRDAGGARVNQHNYLEYYNDRFWAMWSDGPGEPRVAPEEHRNRVPGHDRANQWVSFAYSKDGLNWSPIFNLTGMPEEGYGWIARGFWAREGKLLALASYYKAPGYRGEGLQLHAFELHQEDSIYWSHLGLVYDNTLNNFAPKKLPNGEWMMSRRDSVGDVYMMAGGAESFDQWESFPIVKRNDPGLGAEEPYWWVLPDNNLVGLFRDNQKSGFLFRAFSTDNGRSWTKPVRTNFPDATSKFNAVQLPDGRHVLVSNPKPGKRDPLALSISGDGLVFTKMGYLAGGRHVDYPHVIEHGGYLLVAFASAKQTVEVLKIKISDLDNL
- a CDS encoding FAD-dependent oxidoreductase; the protein is MKTARKHDLVIYGSCSAGIACGIRAAREGLSVLLVVHTPHLGGMLTSGLCVWDTQHEGNRAPVYDELRQRIFNHYRITYGADSSQYRLALPGKKGHNNGNFEPKVAREIIEQMVAREQNIEVRRRYFPIEAFRDSGRIQSVRFRKMGGDEQFTARGKVFADCSYEGDLMALSETAYRYGRESRGEFHEPHAGRIFARPAREAPNERQKFLAGERAKLNLRSFDTFMEVIETPDSGIGDNRVQAYNWRTVLSRNPANRETATRPDNYQPEKLRNLEFILADRNELPNGKLRINRPQLIGLQNLYVEGTWEDRQKVMDEHWDALQGTLFYCQNDPGAPAPCREMLREYGWAKDEFADNDYRPYEIYVREARRLEGRHVFTQHDVSLMDEIGRTPIHRDSIAVSEWYVDSHACTDEKIGDSLHEGKIMLHQETFPGQIPYRAILPRDLDNLLIPVCLSSSHAGWNAVRLEPTWMNIGESAGLAAALAVESNIPPAGLNPDLLLRALAGKRIMISFFNDMDVAGEGLWVPAVQYLGANGFFAGYDCGAGEPLDRGVAGLWATGFREFQKGQLNPMELAERIQKAAPRPGAVAEHEFISALGVNRPASGKMITRGEAAVLLFEEMSLTK
- a CDS encoding FAD-dependent oxidoreductase; protein product: MKKKKNNYDIVVVGGTPAGIMAAVAAARLGATVALVEYHGHIGGMSTSGLGKSDIENKDAISGLFSEFTGRVREYYIGKYGKDSENVRLCRDGYYYEPSVAEMIFNEMIREEKNISLLLGYQIESARTDAQAVVEAGFKNRRNKDSLKLQAEVFIDATYEGDLYALAGADYRLGREGKDVFGEPHAGKIFFDHNEHIFLPGSTGEGDDKLPAYTYRLCLTDDPGNSYVLKEPPSGYERENYTAYLSDLEEGRLGGPKVLREGHGYYPAHFNTMLRVFSFAEIPNRKYDVNINPRALGFPFPGENRNYVEADWEQRERVFRRHRDLTLGLLYFVQNDPEVPEEHRKMANEYHLPLDEFTDNGHFPWQFYVREARRLKGKYTLTENDLNPKNAKSRPAVFPDSVIAGEFPIDSFPVAKEQSSGKEVLEGYICLLEILPYQVPLRIMLPEKINQLVVPVAASTSHVAYSTIRMEPQWMGMGQAAGTLAQLAVSLQRNTDAVPVHLLQKALLESGQVLTLFDDLDTGDKACQAAQFWGVRGFFPAYAAALRQPLQKEDFERWLEIFLAETGRTFGSRVWEEGSLTHAGFGRMIRSLEEEAGLAGSAKTNPLDWKYGPGNPDAPVLRGEACMALFQLYFHLMGERNANIHYNSGS
- a CDS encoding RagB/SusD family nutrient uptake outer membrane protein, translated to MRNLIFILIPIFVFASCKEFLKEDPKSFISAANFYENESDAKAAIAGAYASLGNEYYGPSLGMYAFMVLHSGAADGRGSQAPISIYDQVLNQVNIGRMGDLWGRMYTAINRANAVLDNVPDIEMNEALKARILAEAHFLRANTYFELVRGWGPVPLRLTETKGVDEVGAPRASEDEVYAQIISDAQAAEKDLPDVSPEGPGRASRWAAKMLLAQVYLTREQWAQARDLAEEVINSGQFSLVLVSEPDDFYQIFRSETHSEDIMSVQHSSNSQSEICNFLHRANIPVYNPQGSGFFAWLPIKNSYIGDSWDDNDLRKEFNLYTEYVDENGEVVPLPEATPILFKKFIDTPDGMQTFGVPIFRYTEAFLIYAEAASQAEGGPSALALERLNAIKRRGYGYDPFSPSPVDYSAGMSQEDFRDAVLKERDYEFLLERRRWWDLKRTGKVMEYFESIGRTFIPERLLWPLPENEINTNPALGPGDQNPGY